From a single Streptomyces sp. NBC_00377 genomic region:
- a CDS encoding carbon-nitrogen hydrolase family protein, whose protein sequence is MTSDDSTYNSPGAGPGRAGIVRAGVVQAAPVPFDPVATLRVVERWLSEAAERNRDLVVFPEAFIGGYPKGSAFGGVVGDRTTAGREEFARYWNGAVEVPGPVTDRLGELAAEAGTHLVIGVVEREYGTLYCTVLFFSDTGAFLGKRRKLMPTGAERMIWGFGDGSTLEVHPTKLGRLGAVICWENMMPATRMAMYAQGIELYCAPTADSRDSHHATMRHIAQEGRCFVLAANQCLRVGDFPPDHPTPYGDDPEQLISRGGSSIIGPLGEVLAGPVLDQEVLLTADLDMALITRARYDFDPVGHYARPDIFRLHVDTTVRRAVQTNDSLSASPSADLPNTFTPSRATPDDTTDMSILSQRSSGSLGHRP, encoded by the coding sequence ATGACCAGTGACGACAGCACTTACAACAGCCCGGGCGCAGGTCCCGGCCGGGCGGGAATCGTTCGGGCAGGCGTGGTGCAGGCCGCCCCGGTTCCGTTCGATCCGGTGGCCACGTTGCGTGTGGTGGAACGGTGGCTGTCCGAGGCAGCCGAGCGGAACCGGGATCTCGTGGTGTTCCCTGAGGCATTCATCGGCGGGTACCCCAAGGGATCGGCGTTCGGGGGAGTGGTGGGCGACCGAACCACTGCCGGACGAGAGGAGTTCGCCCGGTATTGGAACGGCGCCGTGGAGGTGCCCGGCCCTGTCACGGACCGCCTGGGCGAACTGGCGGCCGAGGCCGGCACACACCTGGTCATCGGCGTCGTCGAACGGGAATACGGCACGCTCTACTGCACGGTCCTGTTCTTCTCAGACACAGGAGCCTTCCTCGGGAAGCGGCGCAAGCTCATGCCTACCGGAGCCGAGCGGATGATCTGGGGGTTCGGCGACGGCTCGACCCTTGAGGTGCACCCTACGAAGCTCGGCCGGCTCGGGGCCGTGATCTGCTGGGAAAACATGATGCCCGCGACGCGGATGGCCATGTATGCGCAAGGCATTGAACTGTACTGTGCGCCGACGGCGGACAGCAGGGATAGCCACCACGCGACCATGCGCCATATCGCCCAGGAAGGCAGATGCTTCGTGCTGGCGGCGAACCAATGCCTGCGTGTAGGGGACTTCCCCCCGGACCACCCCACGCCGTACGGCGACGACCCGGAGCAACTCATCTCCCGGGGTGGCAGCAGCATCATCGGCCCGCTGGGCGAAGTGCTGGCCGGCCCCGTCCTGGATCAGGAGGTCCTGCTGACCGCGGACCTCGACATGGCACTGATCACCCGCGCTCGCTACGACTTCGACCCCGTCGGCCACTACGCGCGGCCCGACATCTTCCGCCTCCACGTGGACACCACAGTCCGCCGCGCCGTACAGACCAACGACAGTCTGAGCGCATCCCCCTCGGCCGACCTGCCCAACACGTTCACCCCGTCGCGTGCCACGCCTGACGACACGACCGACATGTCCATCCTCTCTCAGAGGTCTTCCGGCTCCCTTGGACACCGCCCATGA
- a CDS encoding carboxylesterase/lipase family protein: MNHHPDPVATTAQGAIRGLRQGDTLTFLNIPYAAPPRGAGRFAPPQPHEPWDGVRDATVPGPNAPQSERKLGNVDMTPYFGTGWNRGEDYLTVNVFTPAAGGDELPVMVFVHGGGFVAGSTRSTMYDGSAFARDGVVLVTLNYRLGIAGFLDIPGAPANRGLLDVVAALRWVRENIAAFGGDPHNVTLFGQSAGATIVGGVLATPQAAGLLRRAIVQSGSGLGAFTTEQAARVTKAAAEALDIEPHVDAFAGISDERLVEAASQLAGIDLQTETHGDPLIGLSPFSLVLDTQPAESVAAGLSADVDLLVGTNTEEGNLYLVPVGKYATSTAADVDEAAARSHPNPAQLVETYRKSRPEASHAELRSAIMADALFGAGSRALAGAHATHPKSATYTYEFAWRSKALDGELGATHAVELPFVFDLAERPELNGSNALLGPDKPPADLATRIHEAWIRFARTGDPGWDPYDTERRATMRIDAEWTQVDDPRSQERQVWS; encoded by the coding sequence GTGAACCACCACCCCGACCCCGTCGCAACCACCGCTCAGGGAGCCATCCGCGGTCTGCGCCAAGGCGACACCCTCACCTTCCTGAACATCCCCTACGCCGCCCCGCCACGCGGCGCCGGCCGCTTCGCACCGCCCCAGCCCCACGAGCCGTGGGACGGCGTGCGGGACGCCACCGTGCCGGGTCCCAACGCGCCGCAGTCCGAACGCAAGCTCGGCAACGTGGACATGACCCCCTACTTCGGCACCGGCTGGAACCGCGGCGAGGACTACCTCACCGTCAACGTCTTCACGCCCGCCGCCGGCGGTGACGAACTGCCGGTCATGGTGTTCGTCCACGGCGGCGGATTCGTCGCCGGATCGACCCGGTCCACGATGTACGACGGCTCCGCCTTCGCCCGCGACGGCGTCGTCCTGGTCACCCTCAACTACCGGCTCGGCATCGCCGGGTTCCTCGACATCCCCGGCGCACCCGCCAACCGCGGCCTGCTCGACGTCGTCGCCGCACTGCGCTGGGTGCGCGAGAACATCGCCGCCTTCGGCGGTGACCCGCACAACGTCACGCTCTTCGGCCAGTCGGCCGGGGCGACCATCGTCGGCGGCGTCCTCGCCACCCCCCAGGCCGCCGGCCTCTTGCGCCGCGCGATCGTCCAGAGCGGCAGCGGCCTGGGCGCGTTCACCACCGAGCAGGCCGCCCGCGTCACCAAGGCGGCAGCCGAGGCGCTGGACATCGAGCCCCACGTCGACGCCTTCGCGGGCATCTCCGACGAGCGCCTGGTCGAGGCCGCCTCCCAGCTCGCGGGCATCGACTTGCAGACCGAGACCCACGGCGACCCTCTGATCGGACTCAGCCCCTTCAGCCTCGTCCTCGACACCCAGCCTGCCGAATCCGTCGCCGCTGGCCTGAGCGCCGACGTCGACCTGCTCGTCGGCACCAACACCGAAGAGGGCAACCTCTACCTGGTCCCCGTCGGCAAGTACGCCACCTCGACCGCAGCCGACGTCGACGAGGCGGCCGCGCGCTCCCACCCGAACCCGGCGCAGCTCGTCGAGACGTACCGCAAGTCGCGCCCCGAGGCGTCCCACGCGGAACTGCGCTCGGCCATCATGGCCGACGCGCTCTTCGGCGCGGGCAGCCGCGCCCTGGCCGGCGCCCACGCCACCCACCCGAAGTCCGCCACCTACACCTACGAGTTCGCCTGGCGCTCGAAGGCCCTGGACGGAGAGCTCGGCGCCACCCACGCGGTCGAACTGCCCTTCGTCTTCGACCTCGCGGAACGGCCCGAACTGAACGGCTCCAACGCCCTGCTCGGCCCCGACAAGCCCCCCGCGGACCTCGCCACTCGCATACACGAGGCCTGGATCCGGTTCGCCAGGACCGGCGACCCAGGCTGGGACCCGTACGACACCGAGCGCCGCGCCACCATGCGCATCGACGCGGAGTGGACCCAGGTAGACGACCCCCGCAGCCAGGAACGACAGGTCTGGAGCTGA
- a CDS encoding terpene synthase family protein: MLAEGALPQARAQDVALTVRWAVFICLVDDLIDRRGLGLVPGEVEEFTAPMRAALAADGEPLPVATAPHAAVLGELFAHTAEGMSARWRERFTADYTDFLDATEEEAALRRNGVRLSLEPYVRLRRRTITLLPLLDVLERTGNASLVECPQTSARLRELRWTLADVAGWTNDLASAADDAAAGQDNLMTVLARQDGCSLAVARARAAAMIAERRSDFRSAATALRTGQDVPPERAEDVCRYVDLTQTFMAATLRWLAGTARFTPDPGPPAPHVSGLKP, translated from the coding sequence ATGCTCGCTGAAGGGGCTCTGCCGCAGGCCCGCGCGCAGGATGTGGCGCTGACGGTCCGGTGGGCGGTGTTCATCTGCCTTGTGGACGACCTGATCGACCGGCGCGGCCTGGGGCTGGTGCCCGGCGAGGTGGAGGAGTTCACCGCGCCGATGCGTGCGGCCCTTGCCGCCGACGGTGAGCCGCTTCCTGTGGCGACGGCCCCGCACGCCGCGGTCCTGGGGGAGCTGTTCGCGCACACGGCTGAGGGGATGTCCGCCCGGTGGAGGGAGCGTTTCACCGCGGACTACACCGACTTCCTGGATGCCACCGAGGAGGAAGCGGCCCTGCGCCGCAACGGTGTCCGGCTGTCCCTCGAGCCGTATGTGCGGTTGCGCCGCCGCACGATCACCCTGCTTCCTCTTCTCGACGTGCTGGAACGCACCGGTAACGCCTCGCTGGTGGAGTGTCCGCAGACCAGTGCCCGACTGCGCGAGCTGCGATGGACGCTGGCCGACGTCGCGGGATGGACGAACGACCTGGCTTCTGCGGCCGACGACGCGGCCGCCGGCCAGGACAACCTGATGACCGTCCTCGCTCGGCAGGACGGCTGCTCCCTGGCCGTGGCCCGGGCACGGGCGGCCGCCATGATCGCCGAACGCCGCAGTGACTTCCGCTCCGCCGCCACCGCTCTGCGCACGGGCCAGGACGTGCCGCCCGAGCGGGCGGAGGACGTGTGCCGGTACGTGGACCTGACGCAGACGTTCATGGCCGCCACACTGCGCTGGCTGGCCGGCACGGCCCGCTTCACCCCCGATCCCGGGCCGCCCGCCCCCCACGTGTCGG
- a CDS encoding RidA family protein, with translation MTRTIITTENAPSLPAPLSQGIRKGPVLHVSGQLPFDPKTGEVVGTTVGEQTAQVLRNVTAVLKAAGAGLEDVVMLRVYLTDPAHMAEMNEAYAAAVGEPFPARTTVYMQLPPGLLVEIDALAVLDD, from the coding sequence ATGACCAGAACCATCATCACCACCGAGAACGCACCCTCGCTGCCGGCCCCACTGTCCCAGGGCATCCGCAAGGGCCCCGTCCTGCACGTCTCCGGGCAGCTCCCATTCGACCCGAAGACCGGCGAAGTCGTCGGCACCACGGTCGGCGAGCAGACCGCGCAGGTACTGCGCAACGTCACCGCCGTCCTCAAGGCGGCCGGCGCGGGCCTGGAAGACGTCGTGATGCTCCGCGTGTACCTCACCGACCCCGCCCACATGGCCGAGATGAACGAGGCGTACGCGGCAGCCGTCGGCGAGCCCTTCCCCGCCCGCACCACCGTCTACATGCAGCTTCCGCCGGGACTGCTCGTCGAGATCGACGCCCTGGCCGTACTGGACGACTGA
- a CDS encoding isochorismatase family protein, protein MSRGLIVVDVQNDFCEGGSIPVPGGARIATKIADLVEQSAGRDYQYIVATRDHHIDPGGHFSQTPDFKDSFPVHCVAGGEGSEFHPHFVPAVTGGKVDAVFYKGAHSASKSGFEGADEEGTPLADWLRARGVKKVDVVGIATDHCVRATALDAVKAGFRARVRLDYSVGVAPHTTAAAVNDFRQAGIAVSGKAPGPEQS, encoded by the coding sequence GTGAGCCGAGGCTTGATCGTCGTGGACGTGCAGAACGACTTCTGTGAAGGAGGCAGTATTCCCGTACCGGGCGGCGCGCGGATCGCGACCAAGATCGCCGATCTGGTGGAGCAGAGCGCGGGACGTGACTACCAGTACATCGTCGCCACCCGTGACCATCACATCGACCCGGGAGGTCACTTCTCCCAGACCCCGGACTTCAAGGACAGCTTCCCCGTCCACTGCGTGGCCGGAGGCGAGGGCAGCGAATTCCATCCCCACTTCGTCCCCGCCGTCACCGGCGGAAAGGTCGACGCCGTCTTCTACAAAGGCGCCCACAGCGCCTCCAAGAGCGGCTTCGAAGGAGCCGACGAGGAAGGAACCCCCCTCGCGGACTGGCTGCGAGCCCGCGGGGTCAAGAAGGTCGACGTGGTGGGCATCGCCACGGACCACTGCGTGCGTGCGACCGCGCTGGACGCCGTGAAGGCCGGCTTCCGCGCACGGGTACGCCTGGACTATTCGGTCGGAGTTGCCCCGCACACGACGGCCGCCGCGGTGAACGACTTCCGCCAGGCAGGTATTGCGGTATCCGGCAAGGCGCCGGGACCGGAACAGTCCTGA
- a CDS encoding LysR family transcriptional regulator, whose amino-acid sequence MNERQLQILRELGELGSVTATAEALLMTPSAISQQLRLLQRSIPVPLTERDGRRLVLTDAGQALAGAAIEVETALARARHTIEEFVDQPDADVSVTAFHSAAASFFPLLLLAQAGPGRPRLSLADQDVAQDHFPRLTRDYDLVLAHRLDQGPPWPTTVTVGTLLREPLDIALPADHPLAAKRRLTPRDVADQPWITVNDGFPLMATIDAIATAANRRLNIVHRINEFAVVAEAVAAGGGLALMPRWTTRPHPALILRPLSGVHTRRHIDVLHRPERAARRAVRMVLTELHRAAATIQSRDVGAGFDAKEALADEA is encoded by the coding sequence ATGAATGAACGGCAGTTGCAGATCTTGCGGGAGCTCGGCGAGCTGGGAAGCGTCACCGCGACCGCCGAGGCGCTGTTGATGACTCCCTCTGCAATCTCCCAACAGCTACGGCTGCTGCAACGCTCGATCCCGGTCCCACTCACCGAACGTGACGGACGGCGGTTGGTGCTCACCGATGCCGGGCAAGCCCTGGCCGGTGCGGCGATCGAGGTGGAGACCGCGCTGGCCAGGGCACGGCACACCATTGAGGAGTTCGTCGACCAGCCGGACGCTGATGTGTCGGTAACGGCTTTCCACAGCGCGGCCGCCTCATTCTTCCCACTGCTGCTGCTTGCCCAGGCCGGCCCTGGACGCCCGCGGCTCTCGCTCGCCGACCAGGACGTCGCGCAAGACCATTTCCCGCGGCTGACCCGGGACTACGACCTCGTGCTCGCCCACCGTCTCGACCAAGGGCCACCGTGGCCGACCACGGTCACCGTCGGCACGCTGCTGCGTGAACCGCTCGACATCGCCCTGCCGGCCGACCACCCCTTGGCCGCCAAACGACGCCTCACCCCGCGAGACGTCGCGGATCAACCCTGGATCACCGTCAACGACGGCTTCCCGCTGATGGCCACCATCGACGCCATCGCGACCGCCGCGAACCGCCGGCTCAACATCGTCCATCGCATCAACGAATTCGCGGTGGTCGCCGAAGCCGTAGCCGCCGGAGGCGGCCTGGCCCTGATGCCCCGCTGGACCACACGTCCGCACCCCGCACTGATCCTCAGACCGCTCAGCGGCGTGCACACCCGACGCCATATCGATGTGCTCCACCGCCCTGAACGTGCCGCACGGCGAGCCGTACGGATGGTGCTCACTGAACTGCACCGTGCAGCCGCAACGATCCAGAGCCGAGACGTCGGCGCGGGTTTTGACGCGAAAGAAGCCCTCGCTGACGAAGCCTGA